The following coding sequences are from one Melanotaenia boesemani isolate fMelBoe1 chromosome 19, fMelBoe1.pri, whole genome shotgun sequence window:
- the tmem150c gene encoding transmembrane protein 150C isoform X1 — MEEREGAMMTFSPWAFLPPLFSVGTAAGLWMVYFMAVYSENITPLSTAEYRRGNGSLYPPFISVAGNFPPASCFFSEVMSLAAFLGFIIGILRYLQLKNRSDKAWLNFVSMLAFCVGCFGMTLVGNFQLFNMLLIHNVGTLMTFGLGTLYCWVQSYITLRANLQNEGRPVAIARFLLSASITLCFILAYALVPFSLMHAARCQWALVMFFLIFIGTFAVEFRHIHLEVVCTNTKNHPISESDTTVFRQHQDQRRDHLEDQLWDRHQDQRQDQLTGQLEEGFLTIQRRDIQGANQSSLFVFYNRVKL, encoded by the exons ATGGAGGAAAG AGAGGGTGCGATGATGACTTTCAGCCCGTGGGCCTTCCTCCCCCCCCTCTTCTCTGTGGGCACTGCTGCTGGATTGTGGATGGT ATACTTCATGGCAGTTTACAGTGAGAACATAACACCGCTGAGCACAGCAGAGTACAG GAGAGGAAATGGATCTTTGTATCCTCCCTTCATAAG CGTTGCAGGAAACTTTCCACCAGCCAGTTGCTTCTTCAGCGAGGTCATGAGTCTGGCAGCGTTTCTGG gGTTCATCATCGGCATCCTCAGATACCTTCAGCTGAAGAACAGGTCAGACAAAGCCTGGCTAAACTTCGTTAGCATGCTAGCTTTCTGTGTCGGCTGCTTTGGAATGACCCTCGTTGGAAACTTCCAG TTATTTAATATGCTGCTGATTCACAACGTGGGCACGTTGATGACGTTTGGGCTGGGCACGCTGTACTGCTGGGTGCAGTCTTACATCACCCTGCGAGCCAACCTGCAGAACGAGGGGAGGCCGGTCGCCATCGCTCGCTTCCTGCTGTCTGCCTCCATCACGCTCTGCTTCATTCTGGCCTACG CGCTCGTCCCGTTCTCCCTCATGCACGCCGCTCGATGCCAGTGGGCGCTGGTCAtgttcttcctcatcttcatcgGCACGTTTGCTGTCGAATTTCGTCACATCCACTTGGAGGTGGTGTGCACGAACACCAAAAACCATCCCATCAGCGAGTCGGACACCACAGTGTTCAGACAGCATCAGGACCAGCGTCGGGACCATCTGGAGGACCAGCTGTGGGACCGGCATCAGGACCAGCGTC AGGACCAGCTTACAGGTCAGCTAGAAGAAGGTTTTTTAACGATCCAAAGACGGGACATCCAGGGAGCGAATCAGTCCTCATTATTTGTGTTCTACAATCGTGTTAAGCTTTAA
- the tmem150c gene encoding transmembrane protein 150C isoform X3, whose product MEESREGAMMTFSPWAFLPPLFSVGTAAGLWMVYFMAVYSENITPLSTAEYRRGNGSLYPPFISVAGNFPPASCFFSEVMSLAAFLGFIIGILRYLQLKNRSDKAWLNFVSMLAFCVGCFGMTLVGNFQLFNMLLIHNVGTLMTFGLGTLYCWVQSYITLRANLQNEGRPVAIARFLLSASITLCFILAYALVPFSLMHAARCQWALVMFFLIFIGTFAVEFRHIHLEVVCTNTKNHPISESDTTVFRQHQDQRRDHLEDQLWDRHQDQRRDHPED is encoded by the exons ATGGAGGAAAG TAGAGAGGGTGCGATGATGACTTTCAGCCCGTGGGCCTTCCTCCCCCCCCTCTTCTCTGTGGGCACTGCTGCTGGATTGTGGATGGT ATACTTCATGGCAGTTTACAGTGAGAACATAACACCGCTGAGCACAGCAGAGTACAG GAGAGGAAATGGATCTTTGTATCCTCCCTTCATAAG CGTTGCAGGAAACTTTCCACCAGCCAGTTGCTTCTTCAGCGAGGTCATGAGTCTGGCAGCGTTTCTGG gGTTCATCATCGGCATCCTCAGATACCTTCAGCTGAAGAACAGGTCAGACAAAGCCTGGCTAAACTTCGTTAGCATGCTAGCTTTCTGTGTCGGCTGCTTTGGAATGACCCTCGTTGGAAACTTCCAG TTATTTAATATGCTGCTGATTCACAACGTGGGCACGTTGATGACGTTTGGGCTGGGCACGCTGTACTGCTGGGTGCAGTCTTACATCACCCTGCGAGCCAACCTGCAGAACGAGGGGAGGCCGGTCGCCATCGCTCGCTTCCTGCTGTCTGCCTCCATCACGCTCTGCTTCATTCTGGCCTACG CGCTCGTCCCGTTCTCCCTCATGCACGCCGCTCGATGCCAGTGGGCGCTGGTCAtgttcttcctcatcttcatcgGCACGTTTGCTGTCGAATTTCGTCACATCCACTTGGAGGTGGTGTGCACGAACACCAAAAACCATCCCATCAGCGAGTCGGACACCACAGTGTTCAGACAGCATCAGGACCAGCGTCGGGACCATCTGGAGGACCAGCTGTGGGACCGGCATCAGGACCAGCGTCGGGACCATCCGGAGGACTAG
- the tmem150c gene encoding transmembrane protein 150C isoform X2, translated as MEERYFMAVYSENITPLSTAEYRRGNGSLYPPFISVAGNFPPASCFFSEVMSLAAFLGFIIGILRYLQLKNRSDKAWLNFVSMLAFCVGCFGMTLVGNFQLFNMLLIHNVGTLMTFGLGTLYCWVQSYITLRANLQNEGRPVAIARFLLSASITLCFILAYALVPFSLMHAARCQWALVMFFLIFIGTFAVEFRHIHLEVVCTNTKNHPISESDTTVFRQHQDQRRDHLEDQLWDRHQDQRQDQLTGQLEEGFLTIQRRDIQGANQSSLFVFYNRVKL; from the exons ATGGAGGAAAG ATACTTCATGGCAGTTTACAGTGAGAACATAACACCGCTGAGCACAGCAGAGTACAG GAGAGGAAATGGATCTTTGTATCCTCCCTTCATAAG CGTTGCAGGAAACTTTCCACCAGCCAGTTGCTTCTTCAGCGAGGTCATGAGTCTGGCAGCGTTTCTGG gGTTCATCATCGGCATCCTCAGATACCTTCAGCTGAAGAACAGGTCAGACAAAGCCTGGCTAAACTTCGTTAGCATGCTAGCTTTCTGTGTCGGCTGCTTTGGAATGACCCTCGTTGGAAACTTCCAG TTATTTAATATGCTGCTGATTCACAACGTGGGCACGTTGATGACGTTTGGGCTGGGCACGCTGTACTGCTGGGTGCAGTCTTACATCACCCTGCGAGCCAACCTGCAGAACGAGGGGAGGCCGGTCGCCATCGCTCGCTTCCTGCTGTCTGCCTCCATCACGCTCTGCTTCATTCTGGCCTACG CGCTCGTCCCGTTCTCCCTCATGCACGCCGCTCGATGCCAGTGGGCGCTGGTCAtgttcttcctcatcttcatcgGCACGTTTGCTGTCGAATTTCGTCACATCCACTTGGAGGTGGTGTGCACGAACACCAAAAACCATCCCATCAGCGAGTCGGACACCACAGTGTTCAGACAGCATCAGGACCAGCGTCGGGACCATCTGGAGGACCAGCTGTGGGACCGGCATCAGGACCAGCGTC AGGACCAGCTTACAGGTCAGCTAGAAGAAGGTTTTTTAACGATCCAAAGACGGGACATCCAGGGAGCGAATCAGTCCTCATTATTTGTGTTCTACAATCGTGTTAAGCTTTAA